One window of the Leptospira koniambonensis genome contains the following:
- a CDS encoding asparagine synthase C-terminal domain-containing protein gives MEYLCGCLYKNSVKKDRNISTRDRLSNYHRESPKALLDKPQIELFSSANGSKFLSGQYSESEVYVFFLGPINGIWKDSYTGFDLETPNVSAKYVLDFYLKNGVADLGKLIGQFSLAIIDNRNETKVFLLGDSTGMRSWFVSDEGDRFLFGTHLSSVAVISQAAKINQTYEDFFLTYGFIPFSKTVFEGVEVVPTGMFLETGIEDGGKNYSYKLLTKPEQIAENLDSLSLDEMVDKLDEVFLSSLASQVPSGQKNVAVLLGGFDSALVASGLARLGKQVHTYSFFYEDESFNQPHTDTLAKFLGNKHSWIKVDEKVILEGLNHFSENFNYPTNWLNYLVQTNHLGKKIKEDGNDFVYTGDGCDVAFMGYPRTHFVAHWVKSINRLIPKFLIGSVIGLIEAFRIELLTGRPSRVLVGLLRNSMFRSDLRGFINFRIFDESSVRLLRKKKFVPTQTNEMILTKLLQTGANLSIDRKAYLGKALQSPNKAKIIGTSDTNGLVIQGPYLHPILKNFAMRIPDSMLRPKGNTKNSTIGKYVLSLMAETKKYLPEEIIYQRKVAAVDAPVDTWYKKYLKKDISKLILDNCPFEVNEKYLNNLFQQKSIEELYRNKVSSDTITTHELSLLATYSSFAKFGKEV, from the coding sequence ATGGAATATTTATGCGGATGTTTATACAAAAATTCCGTAAAGAAGGATAGAAACATCTCTACAAGAGATAGATTATCCAATTATCATCGTGAGTCCCCTAAGGCCCTTCTAGATAAACCTCAAATCGAATTATTCTCTTCGGCTAACGGATCCAAATTTCTCTCAGGACAATATTCGGAATCCGAAGTGTATGTTTTCTTTCTTGGGCCGATTAATGGAATTTGGAAAGATTCCTATACTGGATTTGATCTGGAAACGCCAAACGTTTCTGCCAAATACGTTTTAGATTTTTACCTGAAGAATGGGGTCGCAGATCTAGGAAAATTAATAGGGCAATTTAGTTTAGCAATCATTGATAATCGAAATGAAACAAAAGTTTTCTTATTAGGTGATTCTACTGGAATGAGATCTTGGTTCGTTTCCGATGAAGGGGATCGATTTCTATTTGGCACTCATTTAAGTTCAGTTGCTGTCATCAGCCAAGCTGCTAAGATAAATCAAACGTACGAAGATTTCTTTTTGACTTATGGATTTATTCCTTTTTCCAAAACAGTCTTCGAGGGTGTTGAGGTTGTTCCTACAGGAATGTTTTTAGAAACAGGCATCGAGGACGGAGGCAAAAATTATTCATATAAACTTTTAACAAAGCCAGAACAAATAGCAGAGAACTTAGACAGTTTATCTTTAGATGAAATGGTAGATAAGTTAGACGAAGTCTTCTTATCTTCTCTTGCCTCTCAAGTCCCATCCGGGCAAAAGAATGTGGCTGTATTATTAGGGGGTTTTGATTCAGCATTGGTTGCTTCTGGCCTTGCTCGATTAGGGAAACAAGTTCATACTTATAGTTTCTTTTACGAAGACGAAAGTTTTAACCAGCCTCATACAGATACACTTGCTAAGTTTTTGGGAAACAAACATAGCTGGATCAAAGTAGACGAAAAGGTAATTTTAGAAGGACTAAATCATTTTTCTGAAAACTTCAATTACCCTACTAACTGGCTGAATTATTTAGTTCAAACAAACCATCTTGGAAAGAAGATCAAGGAAGATGGAAACGATTTCGTTTATACTGGGGACGGTTGTGATGTCGCATTCATGGGCTATCCGAGAACACATTTTGTTGCACATTGGGTTAAGTCTATTAACCGTTTGATCCCTAAATTCCTAATTGGATCAGTAATCGGATTGATTGAGGCATTTAGGATCGAATTATTAACCGGTAGACCAAGCCGAGTTTTGGTTGGATTACTTAGAAATTCCATGTTTAGATCCGATTTGCGAGGGTTTATTAATTTTCGGATTTTCGATGAGTCTTCTGTAAGACTGTTAAGAAAGAAGAAATTTGTACCAACTCAAACGAATGAGATGATCTTAACGAAACTATTGCAAACGGGAGCAAATCTTTCCATTGATAGAAAAGCATATTTAGGAAAGGCTTTGCAGTCTCCTAATAAAGCTAAAATTATTGGAACGTCCGACACGAATGGTTTGGTGATACAGGGGCCTTATCTACATCCAATCCTGAAAAATTTTGCAATGAGAATTCCTGATTCAATGCTTAGGCCAAAAGGGAATACTAAAAATTCTACAATAGGTAAATACGTTCTTTCTTTAATGGCTGAAACAAAAAAATATCTTCCTGAAGAGATCATATACCAAAGGAAAGTAGCTGCGGTAGACGCGCCTGTGGACACTTGGTATAAGAAATATTTAAAGAAGGATATCTCTAAATTGATCCTTGATAATTGTCCTTTTGAGGTGAATGAGAAATATCTAAATAATCTTTTCCAACAAAAATCTATCGAAGAATTATATCGTAATAAAGTTTCTTCAGACACAATCACTACACATGAACTTTCTCTCCTTGCTACGTATTCTTCCTTTGCAAAGTTTGGGAAAGAAGTTTGA